From the genome of Flavobacterium luteolum, one region includes:
- a CDS encoding helix-turn-helix domain-containing protein, whose amino-acid sequence MQNVSEAAAYTLQFINQTQKSIFLTGKAGTGKTTLLREIIATTHKNTVVVAPTGIAALNAGGVTIHSMFQLPFSAFIPSYEASAQFTETVKFENKESLRRHFKMNNVKRNVIKNMELLVIDEVSMMRADLLDAVDFMMQTVRRNTQPFGGVQVLFIGDLLQLPPVIRDEEWRTLKNYYRGKFFFHSHVLQTYPPIYIELSKIYRQTDDAFISVLNNLRNNQITPQDIAILNQYVKPDFDFKENKGYITLTTHNAKADSINSQSISDLGGKEYVYTPFVVGDFPEKIFPVEEELKLKVGAQIMFVKNDLSFEKRYFNGKMGIIKSLSDEEIFVHFPEENMTLEVEKYEWKNIRYKVNEQTKDIEEEVLGTFAHYPIKLAWAITVHKSQGLTFDKAALDVSQVFLPGQAYVALSRLRSLEGLILLSPMQMNGISNDQDVMDYALNRATEETLEKALHFETKNFIHNYLINSFNWGELAQEWRNHRFSYNENAAGSEKTKHAVWAHKRMEIMEQLLDPSQKFISQLNKIFIKETVDLFFVKERVDAAYDYFFKQMDKLVDDLIYKMGEIQKFKKVKEFYEELNFLEDLQTKAVLRLMKAKLLIEVVVAGEEISKEKLSSPNIKNYKTNKAERIREELKTTNTDIFRAEEPVVRYKSAKTEKNELKTAKKTTVEETYDLWMDKNSVEDIARMRKLNVQTIEGHLIRLIQAKKIEITDVLPYDKILALREAFQFYQEESLSPLKEKYGDEFTWDELKMFKASIN is encoded by the coding sequence ATGCAGAACGTTTCAGAAGCGGCAGCTTATACTTTGCAATTCATCAATCAGACTCAAAAATCTATTTTCCTTACGGGAAAAGCAGGTACTGGAAAAACTACGCTTTTGCGTGAAATCATCGCAACAACGCATAAAAATACTGTGGTCGTTGCACCAACAGGAATTGCTGCTTTGAATGCTGGAGGTGTAACAATCCATTCTATGTTTCAGCTTCCGTTTTCTGCTTTTATTCCGTCTTACGAAGCGAGCGCACAATTTACAGAAACGGTAAAGTTTGAAAACAAAGAATCTTTGCGTCGTCATTTCAAAATGAATAACGTCAAGCGAAATGTAATCAAAAACATGGAGCTTCTGGTTATTGATGAAGTGAGTATGATGCGCGCCGATTTGTTGGATGCGGTCGATTTCATGATGCAGACTGTTCGAAGAAACACACAGCCTTTTGGCGGAGTCCAGGTTTTGTTTATTGGAGACTTGCTACAATTGCCGCCGGTTATTCGTGATGAAGAATGGCGAACGCTGAAAAATTATTACCGAGGGAAATTCTTTTTTCATTCTCATGTTCTCCAAACGTATCCGCCAATTTATATTGAATTGTCAAAAATCTATCGCCAGACCGATGATGCTTTTATTTCAGTTTTGAATAATTTGCGAAACAATCAGATCACGCCACAAGACATAGCTATTCTAAATCAATATGTTAAGCCAGATTTTGACTTTAAAGAGAACAAAGGCTATATAACGCTTACAACGCATAATGCTAAAGCTGATTCTATTAACTCACAGTCAATCAGTGATTTAGGTGGTAAAGAATATGTTTATACGCCATTTGTTGTAGGAGATTTTCCAGAAAAGATATTTCCTGTCGAGGAAGAACTGAAATTAAAAGTCGGCGCACAGATCATGTTCGTCAAAAACGATTTGTCTTTTGAGAAAAGATATTTCAACGGAAAAATGGGTATAATCAAATCGCTTTCAGATGAAGAAATCTTTGTTCATTTTCCAGAAGAGAACATGACGCTTGAAGTGGAAAAGTACGAATGGAAAAATATCCGCTACAAAGTCAACGAACAAACCAAAGATATCGAAGAAGAGGTTTTAGGAACTTTTGCGCATTATCCAATCAAGTTGGCTTGGGCCATCACGGTGCACAAAAGCCAAGGTTTAACTTTTGACAAAGCAGCGCTCGATGTATCGCAAGTTTTTCTGCCCGGACAGGCCTATGTAGCACTTTCGCGTTTGCGTTCGTTAGAAGGTCTTATTTTGCTTTCTCCGATGCAGATGAATGGTATTTCTAACGATCAAGATGTGATGGATTATGCTTTGAACAGAGCAACAGAAGAAACTTTGGAGAAAGCGCTTCACTTTGAAACTAAAAATTTTATACATAACTATTTGATAAACAGTTTTAATTGGGGAGAATTGGCGCAAGAATGGCGAAATCATCGTTTCAGTTATAACGAAAATGCAGCAGGTTCCGAAAAAACGAAACATGCAGTTTGGGCACATAAACGCATGGAAATTATGGAGCAGCTTTTAGATCCTTCGCAGAAATTCATTTCGCAACTCAATAAAATTTTCATCAAAGAAACGGTCGATTTGTTTTTTGTAAAAGAAAGGGTAGATGCGGCCTATGATTATTTCTTCAAACAAATGGATAAGTTGGTAGATGATCTGATTTACAAAATGGGTGAAATTCAAAAATTTAAAAAAGTAAAAGAGTTCTACGAAGAGCTTAACTTTTTGGAAGATCTCCAAACAAAAGCGGTTTTACGATTGATGAAAGCCAAGTTATTGATTGAAGTTGTTGTTGCCGGTGAAGAAATTAGTAAAGAAAAGCTTTCGTCGCCAAATATTAAAAATTACAAAACGAACAAAGCGGAAAGGATAAGAGAAGAGCTGAAAACGACAAATACAGACATTTTTAGGGCTGAAGAACCCGTTGTTCGATACAAATCAGCTAAGACAGAGAAAAACGAGCTTAAAACGGCTAAAAAAACGACAGTCGAAGAAACGTACGATTTGTGGATGGATAAAAATTCGGTTGAAGATATTGCGAGAATGCGTAAATTGAATGTTCAAACTATTGAGGGGCATTTGATACGACTTATTCAAGCGAAGAAAATTGAAATTACTGATGTTCTTCCGTATGATAAAATTTTGGCTTTGCGAGAAGCATTTCAGTTTTATCAAGAAGAATCTTTGAGCCCTTTGAAGGAAAAATATGGCGACGAATTTACCTGGGACGAATTGAAAATGTTCAAAGCGAGCATAAATTAA
- a CDS encoding OmpH family outer membrane protein, with translation MKKALVIIALSVFAVSCNKTAEVKEVKTAYVDTSVLMKEYTEAKDLEAKYKAQAEEKGRQLQAEISRFKQDAASFQSQAQANGQAWAQQRGAELQKREQQLGYAQQALAQQLQQESGVEMDSLVSGVKKFIKDYGKKNGYSYIYGTGDAATILYAEEKYDITKEIIKALNDKYKAEPKTDAKPAAEAKEGEAKK, from the coding sequence ATGAAAAAAGCATTAGTTATTATCGCACTTTCAGTTTTCGCAGTTTCTTGTAACAAAACAGCAGAGGTAAAGGAAGTAAAAACAGCTTACGTGGATACTTCGGTTTTGATGAAAGAATACACTGAGGCAAAAGATTTAGAGGCAAAGTATAAAGCTCAAGCGGAAGAAAAAGGTAGACAATTACAAGCTGAGATTTCACGTTTTAAACAAGACGCTGCTAGTTTTCAAAGTCAGGCACAAGCAAACGGTCAAGCTTGGGCACAGCAAAGAGGTGCTGAATTGCAAAAAAGAGAGCAGCAATTAGGTTATGCACAACAAGCATTGGCTCAACAATTACAACAAGAAAGTGGTGTTGAGATGGATTCTCTTGTTAGTGGAGTTAAAAAATTCATTAAAGATTACGGAAAGAAAAACGGTTACTCTTACATCTACGGAACAGGAGATGCTGCAACAATTTTGTATGCTGAAGAGAAATACGATATCACAAAAGAAATTATCAAAGCTTTAAATGATAAATACAAAGCAGAGCCAAAGACAGATGCAAAACCAGCAGCTGAAGCAAAAGAAGGCGAAGCAAAAAAATAA
- a CDS encoding class I SAM-dependent methyltransferase, with protein MNVLNKKHFLTVKDHSVSKEIFDLYYDEELDMLITSPQPELQNLGKYYESEDYISHTDNKRSLFEKAYHFVKNIALKNKLNLINSQQSKKGKLLDIGAGTGDFLLTAKNDGWETIGVEPSDRAKNIAKEKGISFVEETSTLESNSLDVITMWHVLEHVPNLELQIQELKRLLKPTGTLIIAVPNYKSFDAGHYETFWAAYDVPIHFWHFSKKSIQLLFERVDMKLEKILPMKFDSFYVSLLSEKYKNGKMNYIKAFFIGLKSNWKAKSSKEYSSHIYVLKNK; from the coding sequence ATGAACGTTTTAAACAAAAAACACTTTCTTACGGTAAAAGACCATTCTGTTTCAAAAGAAATTTTTGATTTGTATTACGATGAAGAATTAGATATGCTAATTACTTCTCCACAACCTGAACTTCAAAATTTGGGTAAATATTACGAAAGCGAAGATTATATTTCGCATACAGATAACAAACGTTCGTTATTTGAAAAAGCATATCATTTTGTAAAAAATATTGCGCTTAAGAATAAATTGAATCTAATCAATAGCCAGCAATCGAAAAAAGGAAAACTTTTGGATATTGGAGCCGGAACTGGAGATTTTCTTCTAACAGCAAAAAATGACGGTTGGGAAACCATTGGAGTAGAACCAAGCGATCGAGCAAAAAATATTGCTAAAGAAAAAGGAATTTCATTTGTAGAAGAAACTAGCACTTTAGAAAGTAATTCTTTGGATGTAATTACAATGTGGCATGTTTTGGAACACGTTCCAAATTTAGAACTTCAGATTCAAGAATTAAAGCGTTTGTTAAAACCAACTGGAACATTAATTATTGCGGTTCCAAACTATAAATCGTTCGATGCGGGTCATTATGAAACTTTTTGGGCTGCGTATGATGTGCCGATTCACTTTTGGCATTTTTCAAAAAAATCAATTCAATTGCTTTTTGAAAGAGTGGATATGAAATTAGAAAAGATACTTCCAATGAAGTTTGATTCTTTTTACGTAAGCCTTTTATCCGAAAAATATAAAAATGGAAAAATGAATTACATCAAAGCTTTTTTCATTGGTTTAAAATCAAATTGGAAAGCAAAAAGCTCAAAGGAATATTCATCGCATATTTACGTTTTAAAAAACAAATAA
- the mnmG gene encoding tRNA uridine-5-carboxymethylaminomethyl(34) synthesis enzyme MnmG, with the protein MFLEEYDVIVVGAGHAGSEAAAAAANLGSKTLLVTMSLQNIAQMSCNPAMGGIAKGQIVREIDALGGYSGIVSDKTAIQFKMLNKSKGPAMWSPRVQSDRMRFAEEWRMMLEATPNLDFYQEMVKGLIIEDGKIKGIRTSLGVEIRSKSVVLTNGTFLNGLIHIGEKQFGGGRAGESAATGITEDLIKAGFEAGRMKTGTPPRVDGRSLDYSKMNEEKGDAKPAKFSYSDVTAPLTHQRSCYMTYTSLNVHDILREGFDRSPMFNGRIKSLGPRYCPSIEDKINRFADKERHQLFVEPEGWNTCEVYVNGFSTSLPEDIQFKALRSVAGFENVKFFRPGYAIEYDFFPPTQLKHTLETKLVEGLYFAGQINGTTGYEEAASQGLMAGINAHLKVHEKDPLILKRDEAYIGVLIDDLITKGTEEPYRMFTSRAEYRTLLRQDNADFRLTPMSYEIGLASEDRLRRMEKKLNESEKMVQFFKETSVSIAETNPILEAKESAPISQGDKMFKIFSRPQIELEDMLKFEKVSAYIEENNLDEEIVEQAVIQVKYSGYIEKERNNADKLNRLEEVKIPDNFDYNKIKSMSIEAKQKLSKIRPVTISQASRISGVSPSDISVLLIYMGR; encoded by the coding sequence ATGTTTTTAGAAGAATACGATGTTATTGTGGTTGGTGCAGGCCATGCTGGTTCTGAAGCTGCGGCTGCGGCTGCAAATTTGGGATCGAAAACTTTATTGGTTACAATGAGTTTGCAGAACATAGCACAGATGTCTTGTAATCCTGCGATGGGTGGAATTGCAAAAGGACAGATTGTTCGTGAAATTGATGCGCTTGGTGGGTATTCAGGAATTGTTTCAGATAAAACTGCGATTCAGTTCAAGATGCTGAACAAATCAAAAGGACCTGCAATGTGGTCGCCGAGAGTTCAAAGTGATAGAATGCGTTTTGCAGAAGAATGGAGAATGATGTTGGAGGCAACTCCAAATCTTGATTTTTATCAAGAGATGGTTAAAGGATTGATTATTGAAGATGGAAAGATAAAAGGAATTAGAACTTCGCTTGGTGTGGAGATTCGTTCTAAATCTGTGGTTTTGACGAATGGTACTTTTTTGAATGGTTTAATTCATATTGGTGAAAAACAATTCGGAGGAGGTAGAGCAGGAGAAAGCGCTGCAACCGGAATTACCGAAGATTTGATCAAAGCAGGTTTTGAAGCTGGAAGAATGAAAACAGGAACGCCACCTCGAGTAGATGGGCGTTCTTTGGATTATTCTAAAATGAATGAAGAAAAAGGAGATGCGAAGCCAGCTAAGTTTTCTTATTCTGATGTGACCGCTCCATTAACGCATCAGCGTTCTTGTTACATGACGTACACTTCTTTGAATGTTCATGATATTTTGAGAGAAGGTTTTGATCGTTCTCCAATGTTCAACGGAAGAATTAAAAGTTTAGGACCAAGATATTGTCCGTCTATTGAAGATAAAATAAATCGTTTTGCAGATAAAGAGCGTCACCAATTATTTGTTGAGCCAGAAGGATGGAATACTTGCGAAGTTTATGTAAACGGATTTTCAACTTCGCTTCCAGAGGATATTCAATTTAAAGCGCTTCGTTCTGTAGCAGGTTTTGAAAATGTGAAATTCTTTAGACCGGGTTATGCAATCGAATATGATTTCTTTCCGCCAACGCAATTGAAACATACTTTAGAAACGAAGTTGGTTGAAGGTTTATATTTTGCGGGACAAATTAACGGAACGACAGGATATGAAGAAGCAGCTTCTCAAGGTTTGATGGCTGGAATAAACGCGCATTTAAAAGTGCATGAAAAAGATCCATTGATTTTAAAACGTGACGAAGCGTACATTGGAGTTCTAATTGATGATTTAATTACGAAAGGAACAGAAGAACCGTATCGTATGTTTACATCAAGAGCAGAGTATAGAACTTTGTTGCGTCAGGATAATGCCGATTTCAGATTGACTCCAATGTCATATGAAATTGGTTTAGCTTCTGAAGATCGTTTACGCAGAATGGAAAAGAAATTAAACGAATCTGAAAAGATGGTTCAATTCTTTAAAGAAACAAGTGTAAGTATTGCAGAAACCAATCCTATTTTGGAGGCAAAAGAATCTGCTCCGATTTCGCAAGGAGATAAAATGTTCAAGATTTTTTCTCGTCCACAGATTGAATTGGAGGATATGTTGAAATTTGAAAAGGTTTCAGCTTATATTGAAGAAAATAATCTGGATGAAGAAATTGTAGAGCAGGCAGTAATTCAAGTAAAATATTCTGGTTATATCGAAAAAGAAAGAAATAATGCAGATAAACTAAATCGCTTGGAAGAAGTAAAAATCCCGGATAATTTTGATTACAACAAAATCAAATCAATGTCGATTGAAGCAAAACAGAAATTAAGCAAGATTCGTCCTGTAACCATTTCTCAAGCTTCAAGAATCAGCGGAGTATCGCCAAGCGATATTTCCGTTCTTTTGATTTATATGGGAAGGTAA
- the ybeY gene encoding rRNA maturation RNase YbeY, whose product MINFNYETDFTLGDEQVFSDWLSAVIVSENKNEGEINYIFCDDEYLHKINVEYLDHDTLTDIISFDYSVGNELNGDIFVSVERIADNAKDFNVSFAEELKRVLSHGILHYCGYKDKSEEEAQLMRQKEEEKMKMFHVE is encoded by the coding sequence ATGATAAATTTTAATTACGAAACAGATTTTACTTTAGGAGACGAGCAGGTTTTTAGTGACTGGCTAAGTGCTGTAATTGTTTCTGAAAATAAGAACGAAGGAGAAATCAATTATATATTTTGTGATGATGAGTATCTTCATAAAATCAATGTTGAATATTTAGATCACGACACTTTAACTGATATAATTAGTTTTGATTATTCAGTTGGTAACGAGTTAAATGGAGATATTTTTGTTTCTGTAGAACGCATTGCAGATAATGCAAAAGACTTCAATGTTTCATTTGCTGAAGAACTTAAAAGAGTGCTATCTCATGGTATACTACATTACTGTGGATACAAAGATAAGTCAGAGGAAGAAGCTCAATTAATGAGACAGAAAGAAGAAGAGAAAATGAAGATGTTTCACGTGGAATAG
- the gltX gene encoding glutamate--tRNA ligase translates to MSKQVRVRFAPSPTGPLHIGGVRTALFNYLFAKKHNGVFYLRIEDTDQTRFVPGAEAYIMEALEWLGIAPEETVGKNEKFGPYRQSERKDLYQQYADQLINSGWAYYAFDTPEALDAHRKQHEAEGKTFIYNHHNREKLDTSLVISAEETAKRIANGEHYVIRFKTPVDETLHLKDIIRGDVKFETNLLDDKVLFKSDGMPTYHLANIVDDHLMETSHVIRGEEWLPSMPLHVLLYKAFGWEAPEFAHLPLILKPVGNGKLSKRDGDKMGFPVFPLEWKTEEGISSGYREKGFFPEAVVNFLALLGWNDGTDKELFSLEELAESFDLNRVHKAGAKFDPEKNKWFNHQYLIKQNDADLAKTFSPILEEKGIDISKYDLTRIVSLIKERANFVSEFWDLTDFFFQAPTSYDEKASKNWKEETPTLMQELISVLENIEDFTSANIETIVKDWLTKNEIGMGKVMQPFRLSLVGALKGPHLFDIVEIIGKEETISRIQKAIETL, encoded by the coding sequence ATGTCAAAGCAAGTTCGTGTGCGTTTTGCACCAAGTCCGACTGGACCGTTACATATTGGCGGAGTTCGTACTGCCTTATTTAATTATTTATTTGCAAAGAAACATAATGGTGTTTTTTATCTGAGAATTGAAGATACAGATCAGACTCGTTTTGTTCCAGGTGCAGAGGCTTACATTATGGAAGCTCTTGAATGGTTAGGAATTGCTCCTGAAGAAACAGTTGGAAAAAATGAAAAATTTGGTCCATACAGACAAAGCGAACGTAAAGATTTATACCAGCAATATGCAGATCAATTGATCAATTCTGGTTGGGCATATTATGCTTTTGATACTCCGGAAGCTTTGGATGCACATAGAAAACAACACGAAGCTGAAGGAAAAACATTTATTTACAATCACCACAATCGTGAAAAGTTAGATACCTCTTTAGTAATTTCTGCAGAAGAAACTGCTAAAAGAATTGCAAATGGAGAACATTATGTAATCCGTTTTAAAACTCCTGTTGATGAAACTTTGCATTTGAAAGATATCATTCGTGGAGATGTTAAGTTTGAAACTAATCTTTTGGATGATAAAGTTCTTTTCAAAAGTGACGGAATGCCAACTTACCATTTAGCCAATATTGTGGATGATCATTTGATGGAAACTTCACACGTAATTCGTGGTGAAGAATGGTTGCCTTCTATGCCACTTCACGTTTTATTATACAAAGCATTTGGTTGGGAAGCTCCAGAATTTGCACATTTACCTTTGATTTTAAAACCAGTTGGAAATGGAAAATTATCAAAAAGAGATGGAGACAAAATGGGATTTCCAGTATTTCCATTAGAATGGAAAACTGAAGAAGGAATTTCATCTGGTTATAGAGAAAAAGGATTTTTTCCAGAAGCAGTTGTAAACTTCTTAGCTTTACTTGGATGGAATGATGGAACTGATAAAGAATTATTTTCTTTAGAAGAATTAGCTGAATCTTTTGACTTAAATAGAGTTCACAAAGCTGGAGCAAAATTTGATCCAGAGAAAAATAAATGGTTCAACCACCAATATTTAATAAAACAAAATGACGCAGATTTAGCAAAAACCTTCTCTCCTATTTTAGAAGAAAAAGGCATTGATATTTCTAAATATGATCTAACTAGAATTGTTTCGTTGATTAAAGAAAGAGCAAATTTCGTTTCAGAATTTTGGGATTTGACAGATTTCTTTTTCCAAGCGCCAACATCTTATGATGAGAAAGCAAGCAAAAACTGGAAAGAAGAAACTCCTACTTTAATGCAGGAACTGATTTCTGTTTTAGAAAATATCGAAGATTTTACTTCTGCAAATATTGAAACAATCGTGAAAGATTGGTTAACTAAAAACGAAATCGGAATGGGTAAAGTAATGCAACCTTTCCGTCTAAGTTTGGTTGGAGCGCTTAAAGGTCCTCACCTATTTGACATTGTTGAAATTATTGGAAAAGAAGAAACTATTTCTAGAATTCAGAAAGCAATTGAAACTTTATAA
- a CDS encoding SPFH domain-containing protein: MSTAFIIFLVLAFFIFMSSFFTVKQQSSVIIERFGKFQSVRNSGLQLKIPLVDRLAGRVNLKIQQLDVIIETKTRDNVFIKMKVSVQFKVIQEKVYEAFYKLEYPHDQITSYVFDVVRAEVPKLKLDDVFERKDDIAVAVKRELNEAMSTYGYDIINTLVTDIDPDIQVKNAMNRINAADREKTAAEFEAESSRIRIVAKAKAEAESKRLQGQGIADQRREIARGLVESVEVLNQVGINSQEASALIVVTQHYDTLQAIGADANSNLILLPNSPQAGSDMLNNMVASFTASNQVGEMMKKHNKKVDKSKPIQRQSGYEDDIQPEDQQ; the protein is encoded by the coding sequence ATGAGTACAGCATTTATTATCTTTTTAGTATTGGCATTCTTCATTTTCATGTCGTCTTTCTTTACTGTAAAACAGCAATCGTCTGTCATTATCGAACGATTTGGAAAATTTCAGAGTGTAAGAAATTCAGGATTACAACTTAAAATTCCGTTGGTTGACAGATTGGCCGGACGTGTAAATCTTAAAATTCAGCAACTAGATGTTATCATCGAAACTAAAACTAGAGACAACGTTTTTATTAAAATGAAAGTTTCTGTTCAGTTCAAAGTAATTCAAGAAAAAGTATATGAAGCATTTTACAAATTAGAATATCCGCACGATCAAATTACTTCTTACGTTTTTGATGTAGTTCGTGCCGAAGTTCCGAAACTAAAATTGGACGACGTTTTTGAAAGAAAAGATGATATCGCAGTTGCAGTAAAACGAGAATTGAACGAGGCAATGTCTACTTACGGATATGATATCATCAATACTTTGGTTACTGATATTGATCCAGACATTCAGGTAAAAAATGCAATGAATAGAATCAATGCTGCGGATAGAGAAAAAACCGCCGCTGAGTTTGAAGCAGAAAGTTCAAGAATTAGAATCGTTGCTAAAGCAAAAGCTGAGGCAGAAAGCAAACGTTTACAAGGACAAGGTATTGCAGATCAGCGTCGTGAAATTGCAAGAGGTCTTGTAGAAAGTGTTGAAGTTTTGAACCAAGTTGGAATTAATTCTCAAGAAGCTTCTGCCCTAATTGTAGTTACACAACATTATGATACTTTACAAGCAATTGGAGCTGACGCAAATTCTAATTTAATTTTACTTCCTAATTCTCCTCAAGCTGGTAGTGACATGTTAAATAATATGGTCGCATCATTTACTGCATCAAACCAAGTTGGCGAAATGATGAAAAAACATAATAAAAAAGTCGACAAATCAAAACCAATTCAGAGACAATCTGGTTATGAAGATGACATTCAACCGGAAGATCAACAATAA
- a CDS encoding DUF6327 family protein → MERKKYSSYAEIERDLEILKLEKEINYQKLVLSFQKTKESITPQNIVNGFISSYTDYFSNSYVKILQTILPYVIGWFINRKRGD, encoded by the coding sequence ATGGAAAGAAAAAAATACTCTTCGTATGCTGAGATTGAAAGAGATCTAGAAATTTTGAAATTGGAGAAAGAAATCAATTATCAGAAATTGGTTTTGAGTTTTCAGAAAACAAAGGAAAGTATCACTCCGCAAAATATTGTAAATGGTTTTATTTCATCTTACACAGATTACTTTTCCAATTCTTATGTAAAAATTCTACAGACCATTTTACCTTATGTAATTGGTTGGTTTATAAATAGAAAAAGAGGCGATTAA
- a CDS encoding competence protein: MAFEELKENTEKVQDQAKQYIDSHLAYYKLWGFKVAMKSTTLIFKFTLILLCFSMVMIFGSFAAAYAFGSLFESNALGFLTVGGIYLVITILLFFIKDKFVEGPILEKFSEIFFND; the protein is encoded by the coding sequence ATGGCTTTTGAAGAATTAAAAGAGAACACCGAAAAAGTTCAAGATCAGGCTAAACAATATATTGATAGTCACTTAGCTTATTATAAACTTTGGGGTTTTAAAGTTGCAATGAAATCAACAACTTTAATCTTTAAGTTTACTTTGATTTTATTGTGTTTCAGTATGGTGATGATTTTTGGATCTTTCGCCGCAGCGTATGCTTTTGGTTCTTTGTTTGAAAGTAATGCCCTCGGATTTTTGACGGTAGGAGGAATCTATTTGGTAATAACTATTTTGCTTTTCTTTATAAAAGACAAATTTGTTGAAGGACCAATCTTGGAGAAATTTTCAGAAATCTTTTTTAATGATTAA
- a CDS encoding YtxH domain-containing protein, which yields MSKNLNTAAAILAAAAAGAAIGILFAPDKGSKTRAKIKEGIDDAKHNLKDSFDASSEVLREKFTSATHNLDGTLNELLSNVSHKTEEVITFLETKLAELKAQNAKLQK from the coding sequence ATGTCTAAGAATTTAAATACAGCAGCAGCAATTTTGGCTGCAGCGGCTGCAGGAGCGGCAATTGGAATTTTATTTGCTCCAGATAAAGGATCAAAAACAAGAGCAAAAATTAAGGAAGGTATCGATGATGCTAAACATAATCTGAAAGATTCTTTTGATGCGAGCTCTGAAGTTCTTCGTGAAAAATTTACGAGTGCTACTCATAATCTTGACGGAACTTTGAATGAGTTACTTTCTAATGTCAGCCATAAAACAGAAGAAGTAATTACTTTTTTAGAAACTAAATTGGCTGAGTTAAAAGCACAAAACGCTAAACTTCAGAAATAA